In Serratia sp. FDAARGOS_506, a genomic segment contains:
- a CDS encoding UDP-2,3-diacylglucosamine diphosphatase encodes MSTLFIADLHLCAQEPAITAGFLRFLRREAVHADALYILGDLFEAWIGDDDPEPLHAEIAAALKALQQAGVPCYFIHGNRDFLLGKRFARASGMQLLPEEKVLELYGRRILILHGDTLCTDDQAYQQFRRKVHNPLIQKLFLALPLRWRLKIAANMRARSQQSNQYKSEAIMDVNPQAVEQTMLRHDVHWMIHGHTHRPAVHRLALSNGEAHRAVLGAWHVEGSMIKVSADAVELIQFPF; translated from the coding sequence ATGAGTACGCTGTTCATCGCAGATCTGCACTTGTGCGCACAGGAACCGGCAATCACTGCCGGTTTTCTGCGTTTTTTACGGCGCGAAGCGGTCCACGCCGACGCGCTTTACATCCTCGGCGACCTGTTTGAAGCCTGGATCGGCGACGACGATCCCGAGCCGCTGCACGCGGAGATCGCCGCGGCGCTGAAAGCGCTGCAACAGGCCGGCGTGCCCTGCTATTTCATCCACGGCAACCGCGATTTTCTGCTCGGCAAGCGCTTCGCCCGCGCCAGCGGCATGCAGCTGCTGCCGGAAGAAAAAGTGCTGGAGCTGTACGGCCGCAGGATCCTGATCCTGCACGGCGACACCCTGTGCACCGACGATCAAGCCTATCAGCAGTTCCGCCGTAAAGTGCACAACCCGCTGATTCAAAAATTGTTCCTGGCGCTGCCGCTGCGCTGGCGACTGAAGATCGCCGCCAACATGCGCGCCCGTAGCCAGCAATCCAACCAGTACAAATCGGAAGCCATCATGGACGTCAACCCGCAGGCAGTCGAACAGACGATGCTGCGCCACGACGTGCACTGGATGATCCACGGCCATACCCATCGCCCGGCAGTGCACCGGCTGGCGTTGAGCAACGGCGAAGCCCATCGCGCGGTGCTGGGCGCCTGGCACGTCGAAGGATCGATGATCAAAGTCAGCGCCGACGCCGTCGAGCTGATCCAATTCCCATTCTGA
- the cfa gene encoding cyclopropane fatty acyl phospholipid synthase yields the protein MDSLSVDELAQKKDRWYRIVEEMLAEAGIAINGPRAWDIRVHNPALFKRILQEGSLGFGEGYMDGWWECERLDVLFTRILQAGVDERLPKSLSDIARIAYARLFNRQSRKRAWQVGKEHYDIGNDLFRAMLDPYMQYSCGYWKEAQTLEQAQQAKLRMICEKLQLKPGMTLLDIGCGWGGLAQFAAQNYGVSVHGVTISAEQQKLAQARCAGLDVEILLQDYRDLDRQFDRIVSVGMFEHVGPKNYETYFSVVARNLKPDGLFLLHTIGSNQTDLNVDAWIDKYIFPNGCLPSVRHIAEASEGRFVMEDWHNFGADYDRTLMAWLENFKRAWPDLAGGYSERFERMFTYYLNACAGAFRSRNIQLWQVLFSPAGVEGGVRVYR from the coding sequence ATGGATTCGCTCAGTGTTGATGAACTCGCCCAGAAGAAGGATCGCTGGTATCGCATTGTGGAGGAGATGTTGGCGGAAGCCGGCATCGCCATCAACGGCCCGCGCGCCTGGGATATCCGGGTGCACAACCCGGCGCTGTTCAAACGCATTTTGCAGGAAGGCTCGCTCGGCTTTGGTGAAGGCTATATGGACGGTTGGTGGGAGTGCGAACGGTTGGACGTGTTGTTCACCCGCATTCTGCAGGCCGGCGTCGATGAGCGGCTGCCGAAAAGCCTGAGCGACATCGCGCGCATCGCCTATGCCCGGCTGTTCAACCGCCAATCGCGCAAGCGCGCCTGGCAGGTGGGCAAAGAGCACTACGACATCGGCAACGACCTGTTCCGGGCGATGCTCGATCCTTATATGCAATACTCTTGCGGCTACTGGAAAGAGGCGCAGACGTTGGAACAGGCGCAGCAGGCCAAACTGCGGATGATCTGCGAAAAACTGCAGCTGAAACCGGGCATGACGCTGTTGGATATCGGCTGCGGCTGGGGCGGGTTGGCGCAGTTCGCGGCGCAAAACTACGGCGTCTCGGTGCACGGCGTGACGATTTCTGCCGAGCAGCAGAAGCTGGCGCAGGCGCGCTGTGCCGGGCTGGACGTTGAGATCTTGCTGCAGGATTACCGCGATCTGGATCGCCAGTTCGATCGCATCGTGTCGGTCGGCATGTTCGAGCATGTCGGGCCGAAAAATTACGAAACCTATTTCAGCGTCGTGGCGCGTAACCTGAAGCCGGACGGCCTGTTCTTGCTGCACACCATCGGATCCAATCAGACCGATCTCAACGTCGACGCCTGGATAGACAAATACATTTTCCCCAACGGCTGCCTGCCTTCGGTGCGGCATATCGCCGAGGCCAGCGAGGGGCGTTTCGTGATGGAAGATTGGCACAACTTTGGCGCCGATTACGATCGCACCCTGATGGCATGGCTGGAAAACTTCAAACGGGCGTGGCCGGATCTGGCGGGCGGTTATTCCGAACGCTTCGAGCGCATGTTCACTTATTACCTGAACGCCTGCGCCGGCGCGTTCCGTTCGCGCAACATTCAGCTGTGGCAGGTGTTGTTCAGCCCGGCGGGCGTGGAGGGTGGGGTGCGGGTTTATCGCTGA
- a CDS encoding SDR family oxidoreductase translates to MQKAVLITGCSSGIGLIAAQDLRNRGYRVLAACRKPQDVENMRQLGLEGIELDLDDSASVERAAAEVIALTGGRLYGLFNNGGFGVYGPLSRISRSQLERQFATNLFGTHQLTQLLLPAMLPHGEGRIIQTSSVMGLVSSAGRGAYAASKFALEAWSDALRMELHGSGIQVSLIEPGPISTHFSQNVNQAQSDKPVHNPGIAKRLTLPPEAILPKLRHALESPRAKLRYPVTLLAHAMSVLRRILPGRCLDWLLRSNA, encoded by the coding sequence ATGCAAAAAGCAGTATTGATAACCGGCTGCTCCAGCGGGATTGGACTGATTGCGGCACAGGATCTGCGCAACCGCGGCTACCGGGTGCTGGCCGCCTGTCGCAAGCCGCAGGACGTGGAAAACATGCGCCAGCTCGGGCTGGAAGGCATCGAGCTGGATCTGGACGACAGCGCCAGCGTCGAGCGCGCCGCCGCCGAGGTGATCGCGCTGACCGGCGGCCGCCTGTACGGCTTGTTCAACAACGGCGGCTTTGGCGTTTACGGCCCGCTCAGCCGCATTTCGCGCAGCCAGCTGGAACGACAGTTCGCCACCAACCTGTTCGGCACCCACCAGTTGACCCAGCTATTGTTGCCCGCGATGTTGCCGCACGGCGAAGGGCGCATTATCCAGACCAGCTCGGTGATGGGCCTGGTCTCCAGCGCCGGGCGCGGTGCCTACGCCGCCAGCAAGTTCGCGCTGGAGGCCTGGTCGGACGCGCTGCGCATGGAGCTGCACGGCAGCGGCATTCAGGTCAGCCTGATCGAACCGGGGCCGATTTCCACCCACTTTAGCCAGAACGTCAACCAGGCGCAGAGCGACAAGCCGGTGCACAACCCCGGCATCGCCAAGCGCCTGACGCTGCCGCCGGAGGCCATTCTGCCCAAGCTGCGCCACGCGCTGGAAAGCCCGCGCGCCAAACTGCGCTACCCGGTGACCCTGCTGGCGCACGCGATGAGCGTGCTGCGCCGCATTTTGCCCGGCCGCTGCCTGGATTGGCTGCTGCGCAGCAACGCTTAA
- the ybbA gene encoding putative ABC transporter ATP-binding protein YbbA, whose protein sequence is MPAENVLEVHHLSKHVGQGEHQLTILTGVELLVKPAQTIALIGESGSGKSTLLGILAGLDDGSEGEVRLLGESLTALDEEGRAALRARNVGFVFQSFMLVPTLNALENVQLPALLRGESDRQSREQAVQLLEQLGLGKRLDHLPAQLSGGEQQRVALARAFSGRPRVLFADEPTGNLDRQTGDRIADLLFSLNRDFDTTLILVTHDETLAARCQRRLRLREGKLWEEA, encoded by the coding sequence ATGCCAGCGGAAAACGTTCTTGAAGTTCATCATCTTAGTAAACACGTTGGTCAGGGTGAGCATCAGCTCACCATCCTTACCGGAGTCGAGCTGCTTGTCAAACCCGCGCAGACGATCGCCCTGATCGGCGAATCCGGATCGGGGAAATCGACCCTGCTGGGCATTTTGGCCGGGTTGGATGACGGCAGCGAGGGCGAGGTGCGCCTGCTCGGCGAGTCGCTGACCGCGCTGGACGAAGAAGGCCGCGCCGCGCTGCGCGCCAGGAACGTCGGCTTCGTGTTTCAGTCGTTCATGCTGGTGCCGACGCTGAATGCGCTGGAAAACGTGCAGTTGCCGGCGCTGCTGCGCGGCGAGAGCGACAGGCAGAGCCGCGAGCAGGCGGTGCAGCTGCTGGAACAGCTGGGGCTGGGCAAACGGCTCGATCACCTGCCGGCGCAGCTGTCCGGCGGCGAGCAGCAGCGTGTGGCGCTGGCGCGTGCCTTCAGCGGCCGGCCGCGGGTACTGTTCGCTGATGAACCGACCGGCAACCTCGATCGCCAGACCGGCGACCGCATCGCCGATCTGTTGTTCTCTCTCAACCGTGATTTTGATACCACCCTGATTCTGGTTACCCATGACGAAACCCTGGCGGCGCGCTGCCAGCGGCGGCTGCGGCTGCGCGAAGGCAAGCTGTGGGAGGAAGCATGA
- a CDS encoding co-chaperone YbbN has product MLAQAVVDINETNLHQTLEQSMSIPVLFYFWSERSQHCLQLTPVLDKLAAEYAGQFILAKVDCDAEQMIASQFGLRSIPTVYLFKDGQPVDGFQGPQPEEAIRDLLQRFLPKEEDLKLAQAQELLAAGNAAEALPLLKDAWQSSQQRSDIGLTLAETQIALNRSEDAESVLATIPLQDRDTRYQGLVAQIELLKQAADTPEIQQLQQQVQQQPGNVELAVQLALQLHQVGRNEEALELLMGHLKKDLAAANGNARKTLMDILAALGTGDALAGKYRRQLYSLLY; this is encoded by the coding sequence ATGCTAGCTCAAGCTGTTGTTGATATTAACGAAACTAACCTGCACCAGACGCTGGAACAGTCGATGTCCATTCCGGTGCTGTTCTACTTCTGGTCCGAGCGCAGCCAACACTGCCTGCAGCTCACGCCTGTGTTGGACAAACTGGCGGCGGAATACGCCGGTCAGTTCATTCTGGCCAAGGTGGACTGCGACGCCGAACAGATGATCGCCTCCCAGTTCGGGCTGCGTTCCATTCCGACGGTCTACCTGTTTAAAGATGGTCAGCCGGTCGACGGCTTCCAGGGCCCGCAGCCGGAAGAAGCGATCCGCGACTTGCTGCAGCGTTTCCTGCCGAAGGAAGAAGATCTGAAACTGGCGCAGGCGCAGGAATTGCTGGCCGCCGGCAACGCCGCCGAAGCGCTGCCGCTGCTGAAAGACGCCTGGCAGAGCAGCCAACAGCGCAGCGACATCGGCCTGACGCTGGCCGAAACTCAGATCGCACTCAACCGCAGCGAAGACGCCGAATCGGTGCTGGCGACCATCCCGCTGCAGGATCGCGATACTCGCTATCAGGGCCTGGTGGCACAGATTGAACTGTTGAAGCAGGCAGCGGACACGCCGGAAATCCAACAGCTGCAACAGCAGGTGCAGCAACAGCCAGGCAACGTCGAACTGGCGGTGCAGCTGGCGCTGCAGCTGCATCAGGTCGGGCGTAACGAAGAAGCGCTGGAACTGCTGATGGGACATCTGAAGAAAGATCTGGCTGCCGCCAACGGCAACGCGCGCAAGACCCTGATGGACATTCTGGCCGCACTCGGCACCGGCGACGCGCTGGCCGGTAAATATCGCCGCCAGCTGTACTCCCTGCTGTACTGA
- the ybbP gene encoding putative ABC transporter permease subunit YbbP, giving the protein MIWRWFWREWRSPSLLIVWLALTLSVACVLALGSISDRMDKGLSQQSRDFIAGDRVLRSAHPVPEGWLLDAQQQGLKVSRQLSFTTMTYAGDRPQLADVKATDLAYPLYGKLETRPVNIKPEPGSVLVAPRLLALLNVKVGDSLEVGDTTLRIAGEIIQEPDAGFNPFQTAPRIMINLADVDKTGAVQPGSRLTYRYMFAGAEPDIQRYEARLTPQLTPDQRWFGLQESGSALGKSLQRSQQFLLLSALLTLLLSIAAVAVAMSHYCRSRYDLIAVLKTLGAGRGALRKLIVGQWLAVMALAAVCGGAIGLAFEALLLRLLKPVLPAALPAAGAWPWLWALGALVLISLLVGLRPYRQLLATQPLRVLRRDVAANVWPLRYFLPVTAAIVVALLVMLMGASTLLWAILAGMAVLALLLGGIGWGSLLLLRRITLKSLALRLAVNRLLHQPWVTISQLAAFSLSFMLLALLLVLRGDLLERWQQQLPPDSPNYFLLNMTEAQVPQVKTFLQQHQIKPETYYPIVRVRLTEINQQLATERVHEDDPGGEAVNRELNLTWLADLPDHNPLVAGSWPPKSGEVSMDEGIAGRLKIKLGDTLTFSGDTQAFSAKVTSLRQVDWESLKPNFYFIFPPGALDGQPQTWLTSFRYDGDGQMLTQLNRQFPTLSLLDIGAILKQVGGVLQQVSRALEVMVVLVVLCGGLLLLAQVQVGMRQRRQELVVYRTLGAGKRLLRRTLWCEFALLGLVAGIAAAVGAEAALWLLQSRVFDFPWTPTPVLWWALPLASALLLSLCGGWLGVRLLRGRALFRSYEG; this is encoded by the coding sequence ATGATCTGGCGCTGGTTTTGGCGCGAATGGCGCTCGCCGTCGCTGCTGATCGTTTGGCTGGCGCTGACGCTCTCCGTCGCCTGTGTGCTGGCGCTGGGCAGCATCAGCGATCGCATGGACAAAGGGCTTAGCCAACAGAGCCGCGATTTTATCGCCGGCGATCGGGTGCTGCGCAGCGCGCATCCAGTGCCGGAAGGCTGGTTGCTGGACGCGCAGCAGCAGGGGCTGAAGGTGAGCCGTCAGCTGTCGTTCACTACCATGACCTATGCCGGCGATCGACCGCAGCTGGCGGACGTGAAAGCCACCGATCTGGCCTATCCGCTGTACGGCAAGCTGGAAACGCGCCCGGTCAACATCAAGCCTGAACCGGGCAGCGTGCTGGTGGCGCCGCGTTTGCTGGCGCTGCTGAACGTGAAAGTGGGGGATTCGCTCGAGGTGGGCGACACCACGCTGCGCATCGCCGGTGAAATTATTCAGGAGCCGGACGCCGGCTTCAACCCGTTCCAGACCGCGCCGCGTATCATGATTAACCTGGCGGACGTCGATAAGACCGGCGCGGTGCAGCCGGGCAGTCGCCTGACCTACCGCTACATGTTCGCCGGCGCCGAACCGGATATTCAGCGTTACGAAGCGCGGTTGACGCCGCAGTTGACGCCGGATCAGCGCTGGTTCGGGCTGCAGGAGTCCGGTAGCGCGCTCGGCAAATCGCTGCAGCGATCCCAACAGTTCCTGCTGTTGTCGGCCCTGCTGACGCTGCTGTTGTCGATCGCCGCCGTGGCGGTGGCGATGAGCCACTATTGCCGCAGCCGCTACGATCTGATCGCGGTGCTGAAAACCCTTGGCGCCGGGCGCGGCGCGCTGCGCAAATTGATCGTCGGCCAGTGGCTGGCGGTGATGGCGCTGGCGGCGGTGTGCGGCGGGGCGATCGGGTTGGCGTTTGAAGCGCTGCTGCTCCGCCTGCTCAAGCCGGTATTGCCGGCCGCGCTGCCGGCCGCCGGCGCCTGGCCGTGGCTATGGGCGCTCGGCGCGCTGGTGCTGATTTCGCTGCTGGTCGGGCTGCGGCCGTATCGCCAGCTGCTGGCTACCCAGCCGCTGCGGGTGCTGCGCCGCGACGTGGCGGCCAACGTCTGGCCGCTGCGCTACTTTCTGCCGGTGACGGCGGCGATCGTGGTGGCGCTGCTGGTGATGCTGATGGGGGCAAGCACGCTGCTGTGGGCGATCCTGGCCGGTATGGCGGTGCTGGCGCTGCTGCTGGGCGGCATCGGCTGGGGCAGTCTGCTGCTGCTGCGCCGCATCACGCTCAAGAGCCTGGCGCTGCGGCTGGCGGTTAACCGCCTGCTGCATCAGCCGTGGGTGACCATCAGCCAGCTGGCGGCATTCTCGCTGTCGTTCATGCTGTTGGCGCTGCTGTTGGTGCTGCGTGGCGATCTGCTCGAACGCTGGCAGCAACAGTTGCCGCCGGATAGCCCGAACTATTTCCTGCTCAACATGACCGAGGCGCAGGTGCCTCAGGTGAAAACCTTCCTGCAACAGCACCAGATCAAGCCGGAAACCTATTATCCGATCGTCCGGGTGCGCCTGACTGAGATAAACCAGCAGCTGGCGACCGAGCGGGTGCATGAAGACGATCCGGGCGGCGAGGCGGTGAACCGCGAGCTGAACCTGACCTGGCTGGCCGATTTGCCGGATCATAATCCGCTGGTGGCGGGCAGCTGGCCGCCGAAAAGCGGCGAAGTCTCGATGGATGAAGGCATTGCCGGGCGGCTGAAGATCAAGCTGGGCGACACGCTGACCTTCAGCGGCGATACCCAGGCGTTCAGCGCCAAGGTCACCAGCCTGCGCCAGGTGGATTGGGAAAGCCTGAAGCCGAACTTTTACTTCATCTTCCCGCCGGGCGCGCTGGACGGCCAGCCGCAGACCTGGCTCACCAGCTTCCGCTACGACGGCGACGGCCAGATGCTGACCCAGCTCAACCGCCAGTTCCCGACGCTCAGCCTGCTGGACATCGGCGCGATCCTGAAACAGGTCGGCGGCGTACTGCAGCAGGTTAGCCGCGCGCTGGAGGTGATGGTGGTGCTGGTAGTGCTGTGCGGCGGCTTACTGCTGCTGGCGCAGGTGCAGGTCGGCATGCGCCAGCGCCGCCAGGAGTTGGTGGTTTACCGCACGCTGGGGGCCGGCAAACGGCTGCTGCGCCGCACGCTGTGGTGCGAGTTCGCCCTGCTGGGGCTGGTGGCGGGCATCGCGGCGGCGGTGGGCGCCGAGGCGGCGCTGTGGCTGCTGCAGAGCCGGGTGTTTGACTTCCCGTGGACGCCGACGCCGGTGCTGTGGTGGGCGCTGCCGCTGGCCAGCGCGCTGCTGCTGTCACTGTGCGGCGGCTGGCTGGGCGTGCGCCTGCTGCGCGGCCGGGCGCTGTTCCGCAGTTATGAGGGGTGA
- the purK gene encoding 5-(carboxyamino)imidazole ribonucleotide synthase, whose amino-acid sequence MKPVCVLGNGQLGRMLRQAGEPLGIAVYPVGIDAEPEAVPYQNSVITAEIERWPETALTRELATHSAFVNRDIFPRLADRLTQKQLLDQLDLATAPWQLLASAAEWPQVFASLGELAIVKRRVGGYDGRGQWRLRPGQEAELPADAYGECIVEQGINFSGEVSLVGARGHDGRSVFYPLTHNLHEDGILRTSVALPQPNPALQQQAEQMLAAILNELNYVGVMAMECFIVGDRLLINELAPRVHNSGHWTQNGASMSQFELHLRAILGLPLPQPVVSTPSVMVNLIGTGVNPQWLSLPLVHLHWYEKEVRPGRKVGHLNLNDPNAADLRQALQALAPLLPGEYQSGLAWAQQKLA is encoded by the coding sequence ATGAAGCCGGTTTGCGTACTGGGCAACGGCCAGCTGGGGCGCATGCTGCGCCAGGCCGGCGAACCGCTGGGCATCGCCGTTTACCCCGTCGGCATCGATGCCGAGCCCGAGGCGGTGCCGTATCAGAACAGCGTCATTACCGCCGAGATCGAACGCTGGCCGGAAACCGCGCTAACGCGCGAATTGGCGACCCACAGCGCCTTCGTCAACCGCGACATCTTCCCGCGCCTGGCGGATCGCCTGACGCAAAAACAGCTGCTCGATCAGCTCGACCTGGCGACCGCGCCGTGGCAGCTGCTGGCGAGCGCCGCCGAATGGCCGCAGGTATTCGCTTCGCTGGGCGAGCTGGCGATCGTCAAACGCCGGGTCGGCGGCTATGACGGCCGCGGCCAATGGCGCTTGCGCCCGGGCCAGGAAGCCGAACTGCCGGCTGACGCCTATGGCGAGTGCATCGTCGAGCAAGGCATCAATTTCTCCGGCGAAGTGTCGCTGGTGGGCGCGCGCGGCCACGACGGCCGTTCGGTCTTCTACCCGCTGACCCACAATCTGCATGAAGACGGCATCCTGCGCACCAGCGTGGCGCTGCCGCAGCCCAACCCGGCGCTGCAGCAACAGGCCGAGCAGATGCTGGCGGCGATCCTGAACGAGCTGAACTACGTCGGCGTGATGGCGATGGAGTGCTTTATCGTCGGCGATCGGCTGCTGATCAACGAACTGGCGCCGCGCGTGCACAACAGCGGCCACTGGACGCAAAACGGCGCGTCCATGAGTCAGTTCGAACTGCATCTGCGCGCCATCCTTGGCCTGCCGTTGCCGCAGCCGGTGGTGAGCACGCCGTCGGTGATGGTCAACCTGATAGGCACCGGCGTCAACCCACAGTGGCTGTCGCTGCCGCTGGTGCATCTGCACTGGTATGAGAAAGAAGTGCGCCCGGGCCGCAAGGTCGGCCACCTCAATCTGAACGACCCGAACGCCGCCGATCTGCGCCAGGCGCTGCAGGCGCTGGCGCCGCTGCTGCCGGGCGAATACCAAAGCGGGCTGGCCTGGGCACAGCAGAAGCTGGCCTAA
- the purE gene encoding 5-(carboxyamino)imidazole ribonucleotide mutase: MGANAASAATTGAKIAIVMGSKSDWATMQFAAEVLTQLEVPFHVEVVSAHRTPDKLFSFAEQATANGFDVIIAGAGGAAHLPGMLAAKTLVPVLGVPVQSAALSGVDSLYSIVQMPRGIPVGTLAIGKAGAANAGLLAMQILALHDAALAQRLADWRRAQTEDVLNHPDPREDA, from the coding sequence ATGGGAGCCAACGCCGCTTCAGCCGCCACTACCGGGGCGAAAATCGCAATTGTAATGGGTTCGAAAAGTGACTGGGCCACCATGCAGTTCGCCGCCGAAGTCCTGACCCAGCTCGAAGTCCCCTTCCATGTCGAAGTCGTTTCCGCCCACCGCACGCCGGACAAGCTGTTCAGCTTCGCCGAGCAGGCTACCGCCAACGGTTTTGACGTGATCATCGCCGGCGCCGGCGGTGCGGCGCATCTGCCGGGCATGCTGGCGGCGAAAACCCTGGTGCCGGTGCTGGGTGTGCCGGTGCAAAGCGCCGCGCTGAGCGGCGTAGACAGCCTCTACTCCATCGTGCAGATGCCGCGTGGCATTCCGGTGGGCACGCTGGCGATCGGCAAAGCCGGCGCCGCCAACGCCGGGCTGCTGGCGATGCAGATCCTGGCATTGCACGACGCTGCGCTGGCACAGCGTTTGGCGGACTGGCGCCGGGCGCAGACCGAGGACGTATTGAACCACCCCGATCCGCGGGAGGACGCATGA
- the tesA gene encoding multifunctional acyl-CoA thioesterase I/protease I/lysophospholipase L1 has protein sequence MNFKNVFRWHLPFLLLLGLFSLRAVAADTLLILGDSLSAGYRLPIERAWPTLLAEQWQKKPGAPQLVNASISGDTAAQGLARLPALLKQHQPRWVLVELGANDGLRGFPAQDVQRDLGQIITLVQQAGAQPLLMQIRIPPNYGRRYTEAFSAVYPALAKQFNIPLLPFYMEQVVVKPEWMQDDGLHPNGDAQPFIASWMAERLEPLVKHESH, from the coding sequence ATGAACTTCAAGAACGTTTTCCGCTGGCATCTTCCCTTCCTTTTGCTGTTGGGATTATTCAGTTTACGCGCTGTCGCCGCCGATACCTTGTTGATTTTGGGCGACAGTTTAAGCGCCGGTTACCGCCTGCCGATCGAGCGGGCCTGGCCGACGCTGTTGGCCGAACAGTGGCAGAAAAAACCGGGCGCGCCACAGCTGGTCAACGCCAGCATCAGCGGTGACACCGCCGCGCAGGGGCTGGCACGGCTGCCCGCACTGCTGAAACAACATCAGCCACGCTGGGTTCTGGTTGAGCTGGGCGCCAACGACGGCCTGCGCGGCTTCCCGGCGCAGGACGTGCAGCGCGATCTTGGCCAGATCATCACGCTGGTGCAACAGGCCGGCGCGCAGCCGTTGCTGATGCAGATCCGCATCCCGCCTAACTACGGCCGCCGCTATACCGAGGCGTTCAGCGCCGTCTACCCGGCGCTGGCCAAGCAGTTCAACATTCCGCTGCTGCCGTTCTATATGGAACAGGTGGTGGTGAAGCCGGAATGGATGCAGGATGACGGATTGCACCCCAATGGGGACGCCCAGCCGTTTATCGCCTCCTGGATGGCGGAGCGCCTGGAACCGTTAGTAAAACATGAGTCTCACTAA